CCATTCAGTCTGGCAGCAAAAGTGGAATTTCTCATAGACTGTTCAGTTGGATAGAGTGACTGTAATTGTTCGAGTATTTTTGGGTAGCGTTTTATATAATACTTTTGATGGCGTTCCTCAGCTAACGTAAAGTGGGCCAGCGGTGTGATTTCTGTTTCAATCATTTCACCGAGTTCTTTTTCCATCTCCGCCTTCACCAGCTCAATAGTCCGTTTTTGCTGTTCATTATGATAGCGCAGCGAGGATACAGACTGCTGTCCCTTATATTGATCGCGATTTGGATAATGATTGCGCCAAAAATGAAGCAGTATTTCCTGAAAGCTGCTTATTGCCGGATCAAAATCAATTTCCACTGTTTCTGTATGATCAGCCATCGTTCTATACGTCGGATTTTCCGTTGTTCCTCCTGCGTAGCCTGTTCGAGTTCGTATGACAGCCGGCAGACTGCCAAACCGGGCTTCTGGACCCCAGAAACAGCCCATACCAAACGTCGCGGTTTCGAGCTGTCTATTGGAGATTAATTCATTTTCTGCTTCAATGACAGTAAACAAGCTGATTCACTCCTTTGCTTAGTTCTACTATACCAAAAAATGACGGTAAAAAAACAGAGTCCATTTGGCTGGGACTCTGCATAAAATATATGATGATTTTTAATGTTTTTTCCATTCTTCCTTCA
The Sporosarcina sp. P33 genome window above contains:
- a CDS encoding peptide-methionine (S)-S-oxide reductase MsrA, whose product is MFTVIEAENELISNRQLETATFGMGCFWGPEARFGSLPAVIRTRTGYAGGTTENPTYRTMADHTETVEIDFDPAISSFQEILLHFWRNHYPNRDQYKGQQSVSSLRYHNEQQKRTIELVKAEMEKELGEMIETEITPLAHFTLAEERHQKYYIKRYPKILEQLQSLYPTEQSMRNSTFAARLNGFVKGFVTRDQIVTEIQCWPVAEIARRQLIEHFLNLKW